One Clostridium estertheticum DNA segment encodes these proteins:
- a CDS encoding GDSL-type esterase/lipase family protein has protein sequence MKLVCFGDSLTYGYGITRGKCWVDLIRKKLDVEVINQGFNGETAAGMISRSYTDIVENTPSYVIIMGGSNDFLMGYTVNSVEMKISLLIKEAKEHGIIPIIGIQTPIDKDLAFEGWSADVDYLKVNEKIKMYRQWVLNYCNEEHVLFIDFYSALETAKKTLYPKQLYIDGIHLTEKGHEIMSECALLAISEGELYH, from the coding sequence ATGAAATTGGTATGTTTTGGAGATAGCTTAACCTATGGATATGGGATTACAAGAGGGAAATGTTGGGTAGATTTAATTAGAAAAAAATTAGATGTAGAAGTTATAAACCAAGGTTTTAATGGCGAAACAGCTGCTGGTATGATTTCTAGGTCTTATACTGACATAGTAGAAAACACTCCAAGTTATGTAATTATAATGGGTGGTAGTAATGATTTTTTAATGGGGTATACGGTTAATAGCGTTGAAATGAAAATAAGCCTCCTAATTAAGGAAGCAAAAGAACATGGAATAATACCTATTATAGGTATACAAACTCCAATAGACAAAGATTTAGCTTTCGAAGGCTGGAGTGCTGATGTTGACTATTTAAAAGTAAATGAAAAGATCAAAATGTACAGGCAGTGGGTATTAAACTATTGCAATGAAGAACATGTATTGTTTATAGACTTTTATAGTGCGTTAGAAACTGCTAAAAAAACTTTATATCCTAAACAACTGTACATTGATGGGATTCATCTAACAGAAAAAGGTCATGAAATTATGAGTGAATGTGCATTATTAGCGATTTCAGAAGGAGAGCTTTACCATTGA